The following DNA comes from Allobranchiibius huperziae.
CACCGACGTGTCGCAGGCCCACCGGGTCGCGCAGGAGGAGATCTTCGGGCCGGTGCTGTCCGTGCTCACCTTCCGCACCCCGGCCGAGGCAGTCGCCAAGGCCAACAACACGCCGTACGGGCTGTCCGCGGGCATCTGGTCCGACAAGGGGTCGCGGGTGCTCTGGACCGCCGACCGGCTGCGGGCCGGGGTGGTGTGGGCGAACTCGTTCAACAAGTTCGACCCGACGTCGCCGTTCGGCGGTTACAAGGAGAGCGGCTACGGCCGCGAGGCCGGACGACACGGCCTGGAGGCCTATGTCGCGGCGGGGAGTGAGGACTGATGGCTCGGGTGGACGTGCGTAAGACCTACAAGCTCTACATCGGCGGCAAATTCCCTCGCAGTGAGTCCGGGCGTTCGTACGCCGTTGTCTCCCAGGGTCGTTCGCAGTCCTTCCTGGCCAACGCCGCGCAGGGCTCCCGCAAGGACGTGCGCGACGCCGTCGTCGCAGCGCGGGGCGCCTTCGCCGGCTGGTCGGGCGCGACCGCGTACAACCGCGGGCAGGTGCTCTACCGGGTGGCCGAGGTGCTGGAGGGCCGGCGCGAGCAGTTCGTGGCCGACGTCATCGCCAGCGAGGGCGTGACCCGTCCCCGAGCGGAGCGGCTGGTGGACGCCGCCATCGACCGCTGGGTCTGGTACGCCGGGTGGCCGGACAAGCTGGCCCAGGTGCTCGGCAACCTCAACCCCGTCGCCGGACCGTACTTCAACCTGTCGGCGCCCGAACCGACCGGAGTCGTCGGCATCCTTGCGCCGCAACGCAGTTCGCTACTCGGGCTGATCAGCGTGATCGCGCCGGCCATCGTGTCCGGCAACACCGTGGTGGTGCTCACCAGCGAGGAGCGCCCGCTGCCGGCCGTGACCCTTTCGGAGGTGCTCGCCACTTCCGATGTGCCCGGCGGCGTGGTCAACATCGTCACCGGTCGCACCGCGGAGCTGGCTCCCTGGCTCGCGTCCCACCACGACGTGAACGCCGTCGACCTGACGGGCGCAGCGGACGCCGACGGCGTCGCGTGGGCCGATCTCGAGGCCTCGGCCGCCGACACGGTGAAGCGCGTGCTGCGCCCCGCGGGCGACGGGCCGGACGCCGTGGAGCCGGACTTCGCGCCCACTCCCAGCCTGCGTCGGATGCGGGCGTTCCTCGAGACCAAGACCGTCTGGCACCCCAAGGGCACCTGAGTGGGCCTCGCAGGCCTTATGGTTCGGCCATGAGTGACGGATGGGTGAGCCCGTCGGGGGGTCCGAACGGCACCGGCGAGCAGCCGGCGTACGGGACGCAGGCGCCCCCGCAGCAGCACACCGGCGAGCGACCGCCCCCGCAGTACGGCGCGTACGGCCCCGTCCCGCCCGCGGGGCCGCCTCAGGGCCCGCCGATGAGCGGCGGACCGCAGTACAGAGGGCCGCAGTTCCGGCCGATGGCCCCCAAGCCGGGTGTCGTGCCGCTGCGCCCGCTCACCCTCGGTGACATCTTCGGCGGCGCGTTCGCCACGATCCGCGGCAACCCAGCCGCAACCCTCGGTCTTGCGCTCATCGTGCATCTGATCGTGGCGGTGCCGACCCTGGTCATCACGCTCCTGCTGAAGCGCGTGGTCTTCCCGCACGGCCTGGACCTGTCGTCCAACAGCGATGCGGGAGGGTCCAACCCCGATCTGCTCAAGATCGATCTCATCGCCCCGGCGGCACAGATCTTCACCTACATCGGCAGCATCGTGCTCGCCGGGATGCTCATCGTCGTCGTCTCCGACGCCGTGCTCGGTCGGCGAATCAGCATGCGCGAGACATGGACCCGGATCCGCCCTCGACTGTGGCCACTGCTCGGACTCACCCTGCTGCTCGCCGTCCTGGGGCTGGTCGTCGTCGCCGTCGCCGTCGGCATCGTCGTCCTGGCGGCCCTGACCGTCGGCACCGTGCTCGCGGTGATCCTGGGCATCCTGCTGGGCATCGGGCTGGTCGTCGGCGCCATCCTCCTCAGCGTCCGGCTCATGCTGGCCAGCCCGGCCCTGGTGCTGGAAGGCATCGGTCCGGTGCCCGCGATCAAGCGGTCGTGGGCCTTGACACGCCGCTCGTTCTGGCGACTGTTCGGCATCTCGATCCTGGCGTCGCTCGTCGCCGGAGTCGTGAGCTCGGTCGTCGGAGTGCCGGGATCGTTGCTCAACCTCGGCGGTTACTCGACCGACGGGGTCGCCAGCGTGCTGCTGCTCATCGGCGGGCAACTGTGGAGCGCCGTCGTGACCGCGGCTGTCGCGCCGTTCGTCACCGGCACCACCGGTTTGCTCTACATCGATCAACGGATGCGCAAGGAGGGCCTGGACGTGACCCTCATGTCCGCGGCCGCCTCCCGCGACGATGCACCTCGCTGACGCCACTCCCCTCACACCCGGCGGCGAGCAGGGCCGCGAGCTGCTGCGCCGCGAACTGTCCAAGAGCGAGTACCGGCAGCACAAGAGTCTGCTGCAGTCCGTGTACGACTGGATCGCGTCCCGGATCGACGCCCTCCTCTCCGGGAGCACCGGCACGCTGCCCTCGATCGCCTGGCTGATCGGTCTGCTGCTGGTGATCCTGGTCGTCACGCTCGCCGTCACCGGCCTGCGCCGCGGCCGGGTGCGCGCGCGCCGCCAGCCCGACGACGCGGTGCTCGGAGACCGCAGCACCTCGGCAGAGGAGCTGCGGGCCCGTGCGACCGCCGCCGAGCGTGCCGGTGACCTCGACTCGGCCACCCTCGACTGGTTCCGCGCGATCGCCGTACGCGGCGTGGAGCGTGCGCTGGTCGACCCGGCCCCCGGTCTGACGGCCGATGAGATCGCCAGGGTGCTCGGTGCGAGATTCCCCGCATCGAGCACCGGGCTGTCCGATGCCGCAACGGTCTTCGACGCCGTGCTCTACGGCGGCAGGACCGCCGACGCGGCGGATTGCGTCCGAGTGCGCGATCTGGACAGCCTGCTGGAGCGCACGCGCCCCGAGCCCCTTCGCACCGGTCAGCTCGCATGACGCGCGGTCGCCTGCTCCTGGCGTCGCTGGTGCTCGCCCTGGTCGCGGTCGCGGTCGTCGCGGTGCTCACCGCGGGTCATCGCAGCCAGCCGCTCGACCCCGGATCGCCCGCGCCGGACGGTGCCCGCGCGGTCGCGCAGGTGCTGCGCTCGCAGGGGGTTTCCGTGCAGGTCACCCATACCGCGGCCGGCCTGGCGCAGCAGTCCGCAGGAGCGGACTCGACCGTCGTCGTCACCCGCGCCGGGTTGCTCGGCCGGGCGTCGCTGCAGCGCATCGCACGTGAGTCGACGTCGGCCGGCGCCCTCGTGGTGGTCGCCCCGCCGGCATCAGTGCTGGCGGACCTGGGCCTGCCCATCCGCGAGGTGCCCGGAGAGGGCAGCGTCGACGCGACGCAACTACGGTGCAGCGCAGCCCCGTTCGCCGGTCTCGTGTTCGACGGCGGAGTGGGCACCCGCTCCTACACCTCGACTGCCGGCACCGGATGCGTCCAGGTCGAGGACGGCGGCGACGCGATCCGCACGCTGCCGGCCGTGGCCGGCGTACGACCCGCCGTCATCATCGTCGGGTCGGCCAAGATCCTGCGCAACGACGGGGTGCTGTCCGCCGATGACGCCGCGATCGCCGTGCGCGCCCTGGGCTCTCATCCGCGGGTGATCTGGGTGGCCGCCGACGACGCGCATGCCGACGCCTCTGCCACCGGCACGGGTGGCCCGTCACCCTGGCCGCGCTGGCTCGGACCCGGCATCTGGCTGGCCGCCGCGTGCGTCGTGCTGCTGATGCTGTGGCGCGGACGGCGCCTCGGCCGGCTGGTCACCGAGCCGCTGCCGGTCGTCGTACCCGCCGTCGAGACCACCCGCAGCCGGGGTCAGCTCTACCGCCGAGCCCGCGACACCGCTCGTACGGCCGAGGTGCTGCGGATCGCGTCCCGGCACCGGCTCGCCCACTACCTCGGGCTGTCACCCACCACCTCGCCGGCCGAGCTCGTCCGGGAGACTGCGCAGGCCACCTCGCGCGACACCCGCGAGGTGCACGACGTGCTCGTCAGCGGCCCGGTCGACGACGAACAGCAGCTCATCCGCACCGCACAGCAACTCCAGGACCTCGAGAGACAGGTACACCGCCCATGACGCAATCCACGTCGCTGCACGCCGACGCCGACCGCGCACGCCAGGCGATGATCGACGTCCGCACCGAGGTGAACAAGGCTGTGGTCGGACAGGATTCGGCGATCGGCGGCCTCGTGGTGGCGTTGCTCGCCGGCGGTCACGTGCTGCTCGAGGGCGTGCCCGGCGTCGCCAAGACGCTGCTCGTGCGTGCGCTGGCGCGGTCGCTGTCGGTGCAGACCAAGCGGGTGCAGTTCACCCCCGACCTGATGCCCGGCGACCTGACCGGATCCCTGGTCTACGACGGGAGCTCGTCGGACTTCGTCTTCCGGCCCGGCCCGGTCTTCACCAACCTGCTGCTCGCGGACGAGATCAACCGCACGCCGCCGAAGACCCAGTCCGCGCTGCTGGAGGCGATGGAGGAGCGGCAGGTCTCGGTCGACGGCACGCCGCGTGCACTGCCCGCGCCGTTCATGGTCGCCGCCACCCAGAACCCGGTGGAGTACGAAGGCACCTACCCGCTGCCCGAGGCGCAGCTCGACCGGTTCCTGCTCAAGGTCGCCGTCGCGCTGCCCGACCGCCAGCAGGAGCTGATCGTCGTGCAGCGGCACGCCGACGGCTTCGACCCGCGCGATCTGGAGGCGGCCGGCGTACGCCCCGTCGCGAGCGCCGACGACATCGCAGCCGGTGCGCGCGCCGTACGCCGGGTGCGCGTCGCTCCCGAGGTCGCGGGCTACATCGTCGACATCGCCCGGGCGACCCGCACCTCCCCCTCGGTGGCACTCGGCGTCAGCCCGCGTGGTGCGACCGCGTTGCTGGCCACGAGCCGTGCCTGGGCGTTCCTCGCCGGGCGCGATTTCGTGACCCCCGACGACGTGCAGACGATGACCCGGTCGACGCTGGCCCACCGCATCACTCTGCGCCCGGAGGCCGAGCTGGAGGGCGTGGGAGCGTCCGCCGTGCTCGACTCGGCCGCCGGCTCGGTCCCCGTCCCGCGCTGACCGATGGCGATCACCGGACGCGCCGTCCTGCTGGCGGCACTGGGCCTGATCTACGTCGCGGTGGTGCCGCGCGCGTCGTCGGTGCTGGTGTGGCTGGCGGTCGTGGCCGTGCTCGTGATCGTCGACGTGCTGCTCGCCGGGTCGCCGGCGGGGTTGCACCTGACCCGGTCCCCCGGCGCGCAGGTCGTGCTCGGGGAGTCCACGTCGACCTCGCTGCTGGTCCGCAACGACGGCCGTCGGCAGGTGCGGGCACTGCTGCGGGACGCGTGGCAACCCTCCGCGGGAGCCGGCGCGGCCCGGCATACGGCATCCCTGCCTCCGGGTGAGAGTGTCCGGCTGACAACGGGGCTCACGCCGGTACGCCGCGGCGACCGGCTCGCGGACCGGACGACGGTGCGCTCCTACGGACCGCTGCGGCTGGCTGCCCGACAGCGCTCGGTCGCCGTGCCCGGCACGGTGCGCGCACTGCCGGCGTTCCCCTCGCGACGGCACCTGCCGAGCCGACTGCGCGCGTTGCGCGAGATCGATGGACGCGCGGCGGTGCGGGTGCGCGGGCAGGGCACCGAGTTCGACTCGCTGCGCGACTACGTCGACGGGGACGACGTGCGCAGCCTGGACTGGCGCGCGACCGCCCGGCGACAGCACCTGGTGGTGCGCACCTGGCAGCCCGAGCGCGACCGGCGGGTGGTGATCCTGCTCGACACCTCGCGTACCAGCGCCGGCCGGGTGGGCGACACGACCCGGCTCGACCACAGCATGGACGCCGCACTGCTGCTCGCCGCGCTGGCATCGCGCGCGGGCGATCGGGTGCAGTTCCTGGCCGGTGACCGCATGATCAACTCCCGGGTGATCGGCGTCCACGACCGCGCTCAGCTGCTGCACCGGCTGGTGACCGCGATGACCCCGCTGGAGCCGGCGCTGATCGAGGCGGACTGGTCCAGGCTCGCCGGGGCGGTCGACGGCCTGTCACGCCAGCGTGCCCTCGTCGTGCTCCTCACCTCCCTCGAACCCGCAGCGATCGAGGAGGGACTGCTGCCGGTGCTCCCGGCGCTCACCGCTCGGCACCGGGTCGTCGTCGCGTCGGTGACCGACCCGGTGCTGCGTGAGATGGCCTCGCAGCGGCGGACGGCGTTCGAGACGTACGACGCGGCCGCGGCCGAGCGGACTCTCACCCTGCGCGAGCGGGCTGCGACCGCCCTCGGTCAGCTCGGTGTCACAGTGCTGGACGAGTCCCCCGACGACCTGCCCACAGCCCTGGTCGACCACTACCTGATGCTCAAGCGGCAGTCCCTCCTCTGACCCCTTCCCCTGGTTTTGGACATGCGCACCGGGGCAGATATGACCCGCTGTGCATGTTCAAAACGCGAGAGGCGCCCCGGCCGGATCCAGGTGGATCTTCCTCGCCGGATCCTGCCCGCTGGACGACGAGGGCGGCGTGGTCGGGCGCGGCGATGTGGCGGCTCAGGCACACCAGGTGATGCGCAACCTGCAGGTCGCCCTGGCCGACGCCGGCGCCGAGCTGAGGGACGTCGTCTCCACCCGCGTACTCGTCGCCTCCGCCGAGCGGTCCGACCTGGTCACCGCCGTCCTCTGACGCCCTTTCTTGGACATGCACAACGGGGCATATGTGCCCCGCCGTGCATGTCCAAAAGCGGGGGTCAGCCGACCGTGGGGAGGGCCGCGCTGCGGTCGATCTCGGCCACGTCGCCGGTCTCACCGCCCAAGAAGGCCCGCCGGCCGACGACGAAGACGTAGAGGAGGAAGAGCACCTCCACGAGCACCCCGATCCCGATGCGCGCCACGGTCGGCAGCCCGGACGGCGTCACGAACGCCTCGATCACGCCGGTCACCAGGAGCACGACGATCAGGCCGAGCGCCAGCGTGATGACCGACCGCCCCTCCGCGGCCATCGCGTCGGGACGGGTGCGGTCACCCGGCTCGACCCATGACCAGAAGAGCTTCAGTCCGCCCGCTGCAGCCACGAACACCGCTGTCAGCTCGAGCATCCCGTGCGGCAGGATCAGCCCGAAGAAGAGTGAGAGCTTGCCGTGTGCGGCCATCAGGCCGCCGATGATCCCGACGTTCAGCACGTTCTGGAGCAGCAAGTAGATCACCGGCACCCCCAGCACACCGACCGCGATGCACAGCGCCGCGACCCACACGTTGTTGGTCCAGACGCGGGTGGCGAAATCGGTGGCAGAGTACTGCGAGTAGTAGTCCGCGAAGTCGTGGTTGACCAGTTGGTCGGCCTGCTTCCCGCTGATGAACGACGACTGCACGCCCGGGTGCCGCGCGACCCATGCGCCGATGACGAACGCCGCCGCCACGTTGACCACCAGCACGGTCAGCCACCACCGCCGCAGCCGGTAGAGCACCGCCGGGAAGGTGACCGCGAAGAACTGCGCGACGCCCGACCAGGTGCTGGTGCGCCCGCCCATCGACCTGGCCCGCGCGCGTGACAACAGGGCGGACAGGTACTGCACCAGGGCGGGATCGGCCGCCGTCGAACGGATCTGGGACAAGTGCGTCGCGGTGCGCTGATAGAGGTCGAGCAGTTCGTCGGCTTCTGCGGCGGTCAACCGGCGCCGCGCCCCCAGGTCACGCAGGCGCTCCCACTCCAGGTGGTGGGCCGCGACGTACGCGTCCAGATCCATGGCGCAAAGGTACGCTGACCGACGTGACGGACCGGGGGAAACTCGCGGAGCCGCGCGCCCTGCGTGGCGCCGAGGCGGACACCATGGTCACGGGCGAAGCCGTCCTGATCGACATCCCGCCGGCATCGCTGCCCATCCGCGTGGTCGCCCGCGTGATCGACACCGTCCTCTACCTGCTCCTGCTGATCGCGCTCTTCATAGTGGTCTTCGCGCAGTCGTTCGACGCGAGCGCGGCCAGCACCCAGACGCTCGCGCTGCTCAGCACCGTCGGCTGCCTCCTGGTCGTCCCCGTGGCGGTGGAGACACTGACCCGCGGGCGATCGCTCGGCAAGCTGATCTGCCGACTCCGCGTCGTGCGCGACGACGGCGGCCCGATCGTCTTCCGGCACGCGTTCGTGCGCGGACTCGTGGGCTTCGTGGAGCTCTTCATGGCGTACGGCGTGCCGGCCGTCATCGCGGCGGTCGCCACGACCCGCGTCAAGCGGCTCGGCGACCTCGCCGCCGGCACGTACGTCGTGCAGGAGGACGTGCGCCTGCAACTCGCGGCGCCGCCGGAGGTGCCGATGCGACTGGAGCGGTGGGCCCGGTCGACCGACATCTCGGCCCTGCCCGACGGCGCCGCCCTCGCGGTGCGTCAGTTCCTGCTGCGGCGGCGGACCCTCACGCCGGCGGCCCGCGCGCGGCTGGGCGCCGACCTCACGGCCGCGGTGCGCCCGAGCGTCGCACCGCCACCACCGCCCGGCACGTCCGACGAGGAGTTCCTGGCCGCCGTACTCGCAGAGCGCCGTCGCCGCGACCAGCAGCGCCTCGCCCGCGACGCCAGGCTGCGCTCTCGCGTCGTACCGGTCGACGAGCTCACCGGCCGCTGAATCCCACCGAGGCAGCCGGTCAGCGCGCCTCGTAGCCCGGCTTGATCTGCTCCTCGATGATCGCCAGCCGCTCGTCGAAGGGCAGGAACGCCGACTTCATGGCGTTGATCGTCACCCAGCGCAGGTCCTCCCGGTCCCACCCGGCGTCCTGCACCAGCAGCCACATCTCCCGCGACATCGACGTGTCGCTCATCAGCCGGTTGTCGGTGTTGACGGTAATCCGGAAGCGCAGGTCGCGCAGCTGCGTGATGGGGTGCGCGGCGACCGAGGTCGCAGCGCCGGTCTGCACGTTGGAGGACGGGCACAGCTCCAGCGGGATGCGGCGGTCGCGGACGTACGACGCGAGCCTCCCGAGCTGCACGCGGGACGTGCCGAGCCCTTCGATGTCGTCGACGATCCGGATGCCGTGGCCGAGCCGCTCAGCGCCGCACCACTGGATGGCCTCCCAGATGCTCGGCAGCCCGAACGCCTCACCGGCATGGATGGTGAAGTGCGCGTCCTCGCGGCGCAGATACTCGAACGCGTCGAGGTGCCGGGTGGGCGGGTTGCCCGCCTCCGCACCCGCGATATCGAAACCCGCGACCTCGTCGTCGCGGTATCGCACTGCCAGCTCTGCGATCTCGGTGCTCTTGGCGGCGTGCCGCATCGCGGTCAGCAGCGCCCTCGCCCGGATGGTGCGGCGCTGCTCCGCCGCGAGCGACTCCCCTTCGCGCAGACCGGCGTTCACGGCTTCCACCACGTCGTCCAGGCTCAGCCCCTGCTCGAGATGCTGCTCGGGCGCGTAGCGGATCTCGGCGTAGACGACGCCGTCCGCGGCCAGGTCCTCGACGGCCTCCCGCGCGACACGGCGCAGGGCATCGGCCGTCTGCATGACGCCGACGGTGTGCGCGAACGTCTCCAGATAGCGCACCAGCGAGCCGGAGTCGGCGTTCTCCCGGAACCACTGCGCGAGCTGCGACGGGTCACTGGTCGGCAACCCGTCGTAACCCGTCTCGTCCGCCAGCTGCGCCACCGTCGACGGCCGTACGCCGCCGTCCAGATGGTCGTGCAGCAGCACCTTCGGAAGCCGGACGATCTCCTCGTAGGTCAGGGGTGCCTGGGTCTGCGACATCCGGTCACTGTACGGCGAGCGCCGGCGCTCTCAGGCGATCCGGTCGATCAGCAGCGGGAGTCGATCGGACACGTCCGCGTCGGCGATGTCGAACGCGCCCTCCAGCGACGTCAACGCCCGCTCGAACCGCTCCGGGGTGTCGGTGTGCAGCGTCAGCAGCGGCGCCCCCGCACGCACGGAGTCACCCGGTCGCGCGTGCCACTGCACGCCGGCGCCGGCCTGTACGACGTCCTCCTTGCGCGCGCGCCCGGCACCGAGCCGCCAGGCCGCGACCCCCACCTGCAGCGCGTCCAGCCGGGTCAGCACCCCGTCGCGCGGTGCGGTGACGACGTGCTGCTCGCGGGCGACGGGCAGCGTGGCCGACGGGTCGCCACCCTGCGCCGCGATCATCGCCCGCCACGCGTCCATCGCGCGTCCGTCGGCGAGGGCGTCCGCGGGATCGACGTCGGAAACGCCTGCGGCAGCGACCATCTCGCGTGCGAGCGCGAGGGTCAGCTCGCGTACGTCGGCCGGACCGCCTCCCGCGAGCACCTCGACGGATTCGGTCACCTCCAGCGCGTTCCCGGCGGTCAGACCGAGCGGCGTCGACATGTCGGTCAGCAGCGCGACGGTGCGGACACCCGCGTCCGCGCCGAGGCCGACCATGGTGGTGGCCAGTTCGCGCGCGTCGGCGACGTCCTTCATGAACGCGCCCGATCCGACCTTCACGTCGAGCACCAGCGCGCCCGTGCCCTCGGCGATCTTCTTGCTCATGATCGAGCTGGCGATGAGCGGGATCGCCTCGACGGTGGCGGTGACGTCGCGCAACGCGTAGAGCTTCTTGTCGGCCGGCGCGAGACCGGCGCCGGCCGCGCAGATGACCGCACCGACCGAGTCCAGCTGGGACAGCATGGCCTCGTTCGTGAGGTCGGCGCGCCAGCCCGGGATCGACTCCAGCTTGTCCAGCGTGCCGCCCGTGTGGCCGAGTCCGCGCCCGGACAGCTGCGGCACGGCGACACCGCACGCCGCGACCAACGGCGCCAGCGGAAGGGTGATCTTATCGCCCACACCGCCGGTCGAGTGCTTGTCGGCGGTGGGGCGGGACAGCCCGGAGAAGTCCATCCGCTCTCCGGAGGCGATCATCGCCGCGGTCCAGCGGGCGATCTCGCGCCGCGTCATGCCGTTCAGCAGGATCGCCATCGCGAGCGCCGACATCTGCTCGTCGGCCACCACGCCGCGGGTGTAGGCGTCGATCACCCAGTCGATCTGGCCGTCGTCCAGCTCGTGGCGGTCGCGCTTGGCGCGGATGACATCGACGGCGTCGTGCGATTCAGGCATCCACCGATCCTGCCACGGCCCTGGGCGCGGACTCCCGCCCGCTCCGATCGCTCGCGTGCGCAAGCGCGTTCGGCCACGAAACGTCCCGTCTCGCCCGTAAGCTCGCGGCACGCGCCCACGTCACGGGCGCGTCCATCATGTTCGAGGGGAATTCACCGATGTCGATCACGTCCACGCTCACCCGCACCGCCGCCACTGCGGCGCTGCTCGCCCTCCCGCTCGGCCTCGCCGCCTGCGGCGGCAGCAGCGACAAGGTGAGCGTCAGCTCGTCCAGCAGCTCCAGCTCCTCGAGCAGCTCGTCGAATGCGCCGAGCAGCACCACCTCCAGCTCCTCCAGCAGCGCGCCCGCCTCTACGACTCCGTCGAGCACGAGTGCCAGCTCCTCCGCTGCTGCCGGCGGCGGCAAGCCCACCAAGGCAGCAGCAACCGCCGGTCTCGCCAAGGGTCTGGAGCAGACGGCGCAGGGAGCCAAGCTCAAGCCGGCGGTCGTGCAGAAGATCTCCGCCTGCATCGTCGACAAGACCTACGACAAGGTCAGTGCCAGCGCGGTGAAGGCGTACGCCGCTGCGGACAAGAACGCCCGGCTCGACTCGAAGGACAACGCGATCTACCTGGCCGCGGCTGCCGCCTGTGGCAAGGAGCTCGGCCTGCGCAAGTAGCCGCCCCTGAGTGGCATACATATGTTTTCGGTGGCATACCTCTCGGGGGTGCACCCGAAAGACAGGTATGCCACTCGGCGGTGGGGGGCTAGAGGTTGTGGGCCCCGAACGCCTGCGGCAGCATCTCGCTCATCGACCGGACGCCGAGCGGGGTCTGCAGCAGGCACTCGGGTCCGCCGTGCTCCCAGAGCAGCTGCCGGCAGCGCCCGCACGGCATCAGCGCCTCCCCCGAGCGGTCCACGCACCAGACCGCCATCAGCCGGCCGCCACCGGTGCGCGCGAGGTCGCTGACCATCCCGCACTCGGCGCACAGGCCGACGCCGTACGACGCGTTCTCCACGTTGCAACCGGACACGATCCGGCCGTCGTCGACGAGCCCCGCGACACCGACCGGGAAGTTGCTGTACGGCGCGTACGCGCGCTCCATGGCCTCGATCGCGGTGCGGTGCAACAACTCCCAGTCGACCTGGGCCAGAGCGTTGGTCACGCCGAACCCTTCACGTAGGGCTCGCCGTCGGCTGCGGGCGCCCGCACCCGCCCGACCAGACCGGCCACCGCGAAGATCGTCACGACGTACGGGAGCATGTTCAGCAGGTTGGAGTTGATCTGCAGCGGCGGGTTCACGAAGGACAGCACCGACTGCAGCGCGCCGGCGAAGCCGAAGAGCAGCGCCGCGCCGAGCGCTCCGCGCGGTGTCCAGCGTCCGAAGATCACCGCGGCGAGCGCGATGAAGCCCTGACCGGAGGAGATGTTCTTGCTGAAGGAGCCGACGTTGCCGATGGTGAGGAACGCCCCGGCGAGCCCGGCGACGCAGCCGCCGAGCACGACGTTCTGGTAGCGCAGCCGCAGCACGTTGATACCGACCGTGTCGGCCGCCTGCGGGTGTTCGCCGACGGCCCGGGTGCGCAGTCCCCAGCGGGTGCGGATGAGCGCCACGTCGATCACGATGACGATCACGTACATGGCGTAGACGATGTAGTTCTGGTCGAAGAGCACCGGACCGACCACGGGGATGTCGCCCAACAGGGGGATCTTCGCGGGGTCGAAGAAGCTGGGGTTGTTGGTGCCGTTGGAGTTGTTGGCCATGATCGCGTCGAAGAGGTAGCCGGTCAGGCCGAGCGCGAGCACGTTGAGCACGACGCCGAGGATCACCTGGTTGACCAGGAACTTGATCGCGAAGACGGCCAGCAGCAGACCGAGCAGGCCGCCGACGACGATCGCCGCGATGACGCCGGCGAACAGGCCGGCGACCGTCCCGAGCAGCGCACCCGCGAAGGCGCCCGCCAGCATCTGACCCTCGATCGCGACGTTGATGACGCCGCTGCGCTCGCAGAGGATGCCGCCCATCGCGCCCAGGACGAGCGGGGTGGCGAGCAGGAGTCCCTGCTGCAGCAGGGAGGTGAACTGCACCGTCTTGCCGCCGGTGCCCGCCCACGCGAGGAACGCCAGCAGGAAGAGCACGCCGACGCCACTGCCGACCCAGCGCATCGCCACCGGCGTGAAACCGCGCACCAGGTG
Coding sequences within:
- a CDS encoding proline-rich domain-containing protein, whose amino-acid sequence is MSDGWVSPSGGPNGTGEQPAYGTQAPPQQHTGERPPPQYGAYGPVPPAGPPQGPPMSGGPQYRGPQFRPMAPKPGVVPLRPLTLGDIFGGAFATIRGNPAATLGLALIVHLIVAVPTLVITLLLKRVVFPHGLDLSSNSDAGGSNPDLLKIDLIAPAAQIFTYIGSIVLAGMLIVVVSDAVLGRRISMRETWTRIRPRLWPLLGLTLLLAVLGLVVVAVAVGIVVLAALTVGTVLAVILGILLGIGLVVGAILLSVRLMLASPALVLEGIGPVPAIKRSWALTRRSFWRLFGISILASLVAGVVSSVVGVPGSLLNLGGYSTDGVASVLLLIGGQLWSAVVTAAVAPFVTGTTGLLYIDQRMRKEGLDVTLMSAAASRDDAPR
- a CDS encoding DUF4129 domain-containing protein, producing MHLADATPLTPGGEQGRELLRRELSKSEYRQHKSLLQSVYDWIASRIDALLSGSTGTLPSIAWLIGLLLVILVVTLAVTGLRRGRVRARRQPDDAVLGDRSTSAEELRARATAAERAGDLDSATLDWFRAIAVRGVERALVDPAPGLTADEIARVLGARFPASSTGLSDAATVFDAVLYGGRTADAADCVRVRDLDSLLERTRPEPLRTGQLA
- a CDS encoding DUF58 domain-containing protein encodes the protein MAITGRAVLLAALGLIYVAVVPRASSVLVWLAVVAVLVIVDVLLAGSPAGLHLTRSPGAQVVLGESTSTSLLVRNDGRRQVRALLRDAWQPSAGAGAARHTASLPPGESVRLTTGLTPVRRGDRLADRTTVRSYGPLRLAARQRSVAVPGTVRALPAFPSRRHLPSRLRALREIDGRAAVRVRGQGTEFDSLRDYVDGDDVRSLDWRATARRQHLVVRTWQPERDRRVVILLDTSRTSAGRVGDTTRLDHSMDAALLLAALASRAGDRVQFLAGDRMINSRVIGVHDRAQLLHRLVTAMTPLEPALIEADWSRLAGAVDGLSRQRALVVLLTSLEPAAIEEGLLPVLPALTARHRVVVASVTDPVLREMASQRRTAFETYDAAAAERTLTLRERAATALGQLGVTVLDESPDDLPTALVDHYLMLKRQSLL
- a CDS encoding AAA family ATPase, which translates into the protein MTQSTSLHADADRARQAMIDVRTEVNKAVVGQDSAIGGLVVALLAGGHVLLEGVPGVAKTLLVRALARSLSVQTKRVQFTPDLMPGDLTGSLVYDGSSSDFVFRPGPVFTNLLLADEINRTPPKTQSALLEAMEERQVSVDGTPRALPAPFMVAATQNPVEYEGTYPLPEAQLDRFLLKVAVALPDRQQELIVVQRHADGFDPRDLEAAGVRPVASADDIAAGARAVRRVRVAPEVAGYIVDIARATRTSPSVALGVSPRGATALLATSRAWAFLAGRDFVTPDDVQTMTRSTLAHRITLRPEAELEGVGASAVLDSAAGSVPVPR
- a CDS encoding DUF4350 domain-containing protein, coding for MTRGRLLLASLVLALVAVAVVAVLTAGHRSQPLDPGSPAPDGARAVAQVLRSQGVSVQVTHTAAGLAQQSAGADSTVVVTRAGLLGRASLQRIARESTSAGALVVVAPPASVLADLGLPIREVPGEGSVDATQLRCSAAPFAGLVFDGGVGTRSYTSTAGTGCVQVEDGGDAIRTLPAVAGVRPAVIIVGSAKILRNDGVLSADDAAIAVRALGSHPRVIWVAADDAHADASATGTGGPSPWPRWLGPGIWLAAACVVLLMLWRGRRLGRLVTEPLPVVVPAVETTRSRGQLYRRARDTARTAEVLRIASRHRLAHYLGLSPTTSPAELVRETAQATSRDTREVHDVLVSGPVDDEQQLIRTAQQLQDLERQVHRP
- a CDS encoding aldehyde dehydrogenase family protein produces the protein MARVDVRKTYKLYIGGKFPRSESGRSYAVVSQGRSQSFLANAAQGSRKDVRDAVVAARGAFAGWSGATAYNRGQVLYRVAEVLEGRREQFVADVIASEGVTRPRAERLVDAAIDRWVWYAGWPDKLAQVLGNLNPVAGPYFNLSAPEPTGVVGILAPQRSSLLGLISVIAPAIVSGNTVVVLTSEERPLPAVTLSEVLATSDVPGGVVNIVTGRTAELAPWLASHHDVNAVDLTGAADADGVAWADLEASAADTVKRVLRPAGDGPDAVEPDFAPTPSLRRMRAFLETKTVWHPKGT
- a CDS encoding Rid family hydrolase yields the protein MHVQNARGAPAGSRWIFLAGSCPLDDEGGVVGRGDVAAQAHQVMRNLQVALADAGAELRDVVSTRVLVASAERSDLVTAVL